AAGAAGCATGGACCCTAGCAATTGTCACAACTTATATTGCGATGGGAGCCATGTATAAGTTTTCTCTTCCTTCCATGTTTGACGTGAATATGACATGCTTCTTGTCGAATGTGATTATGGGATGCGGATGCGCAGCCTGCCCTGACCATGTGCTGCCATGCCTACATATAGGCTTTAGTATCGCTTTTCCTTCCTCATATCGAACGGATGAGACGTAAGAGTCGTCTTCCCTATCTCTAGTCAAATATGATCTGTCAATGACCCCTATCTTTTCGTCACGTGAGAACATGTGACTGGGCGTTCTAATGTTGCGTTCGTACCTATACATCTTCACGTTGGATCCGTCTATGTCTAGGAATACGTCGAAGCATTCCCACTCCTGCGAGCTAGGTGAATACCTTCTAGAGTACTGGGCTGCAACTCTGCCGCCATCAGTGAAGAACTCGTGACCAGCCCTTTCATATATCCGTCTGTATGGCAGTAGGGGATAAATTTCATGTGTCTCAGCGTTGGCAACCCACATTCTCTGGACCAGGTGCCAAGGTCCTTCATGGTTGAAGAGGATTAGGTCTGGATTGAGCGGATGGATGTTTACATGTGTAATCCAGGCCTGCTCTCCCCAAACTGGCATGGCTTCTCCACATTTAACATCATATCTGAATAGTATGCTTCGCGGCCTCGCATAGAGCCCCAGATGTAGATGGGAGGAAATCTTATTCTTGGTGAGAAGCTCCCAAAGTTTTATTATCTCTCCGATAGCGAAAGCAAGAAAACGGCCATCCCTCGTTATTGACAGTTTTGTGGGGCGCCAACCTTCTGGAAGTTCAAAGATCCTCTGGGTTTCTAGGGTCTTATTATTGACCATCATTAGGGAGCCGCCGTCCCAGTAAAATGTTGTCTTTCCATCATGGGTCAGGCATGGCGCACCTGGAGCGATTGAGGTGCCCTCTGTGATCTGAATCATACATTCATCTCGTAGGTCTAGAAGAAATAGTTGCCATGCTCCTGTCCTATCAGATGCACATAAAAGCATTCCGTCATCTGACCTGAGAAGGTTCTGTGTAAAGTATGGATGTAATGTATTTCCCACATTATCGGAAAGCCGCGTTACATCGACACCGGTATCCTTATCACTGAAGGTTATGAACTCTACCTCTATCGTTTCTCCCAAACCCATTTCCAACACCCTCATGCCGTACGGGAAGCGAATAATCTTGCCGCTATTTTTGTTTTCCTCTAGCCATATCGATGGAAACTTTCTAGATTTGATGTTGGATGAGGCGCTGTTTCTAGCGTTTCGGCCTGAAAATTTTTGGTTGGAGGATTGCAAACTCATCTCCTCCCAGATGGAAAATCATCCTAGCTTTTTCCAGCTCATAGCCACTGCTTGTGAAACATTCCTTATTTACGTATGCCTCGACGATCTCGCCGACAAATATTGTGTGGTCCCCAGTCTGTA
This region of Candidatus Bathyarchaeota archaeon genomic DNA includes:
- a CDS encoding oligogalacturonate lyase family protein translates to MGLGETIEVEFITFSDKDTGVDVTRLSDNVGNTLHPYFTQNLLRSDDGMLLCASDRTGAWQLFLLDLRDECMIQITEGTSIAPGAPCLTHDGKTTFYWDGGSLMMVNNKTLETQRIFELPEGWRPTKLSITRDGRFLAFAIGEIIKLWELLTKNKISSHLHLGLYARPRSILFRYDVKCGEAMPVWGEQAWITHVNIHPLNPDLILFNHEGPWHLVQRMWVANAETHEIYPLLPYRRIYERAGHEFFTDGGRVAAQYSRRYSPSSQEWECFDVFLDIDGSNVKMYRYERNIRTPSHMFSRDEKIGVIDRSYLTRDREDDSYVSSVRYEEGKAILKPICRHGSTWSGQAAHPHPIITFDKKHVIFTSNMEGRENLYMAPIAI